In Nomia melanderi isolate GNS246 chromosome 4, iyNomMela1, whole genome shotgun sequence, the following are encoded in one genomic region:
- the LOC116435077 gene encoding uncharacterized protein LOC116435077 translates to MTLKSLMNFGNLGKDHRPPVERYQGASRGYHHSGSGGWYRGNSKGKGGTGAALSALTLLAFLFLINVMQQSLQDTNSTMPTMSPTMFVVREGELPIIVDAKEEKEVKRQDDVHKTQAKSKIQRLNNQYIK, encoded by the exons ATGACGTTGAAGTCGTTGATGAACTTTGGGAACTTGGGCAAGGATCACCGTCCCCCCGTCGAACGGTACCAAGGTGCTTCCAGAGGTTACCATCACAGTGGCTCCGGCGGATGGTATCGGGG aaaCTCTAAGGGAAAAGGTGGAACCGGAGCTGCGCTCAGCGCCCTGACTTTGCTCGCATTTTTGTTTCTAATAAACGTGATGCAG CAATCGTTGCAGGATACTAATTCGACAATGCCGACGATGTCGCCTACTATGTTCGTGGTCCGTGAGGGCGAGTTACCGATAATAGTAGACGCGAAGGAAGAGAAGGAAGTGAAGAGGCAAGACGACGTGCACAAGACACAAGCGAAATCCAAGATTCAAAGGCTTAACAATcagtatattaaataa